Proteins co-encoded in one Prosthecobacter debontii genomic window:
- a CDS encoding leucine-rich repeat domain-containing protein encodes MATPEEQMSPQEQKAYNEALKRIEACRKKGKRGTSLDLMNLGLTRLPPEIGKLHALIGLYLHDNTLSSLPPEIVKFQALRELFISYNLLTSLPPEIGQLQALTVLDLRNNQLTTLPREIGQLQALTGLYLHDNQLTSLPPEIGQLQALTELALSDSQLTSLPPEIGQLQALTVLDLRNNQLTSLPPEIGQLQALTELDLSDSQLTSLPPEISQLQALTELYLHGNPGLNLPLGVLGFTWMEVANNEGNPAPPKAILDYYFARQKGTRPLNEVKLLLVGRGEAGKTSVSRALRGEEFQKDQGETPGIEIRPWNLACPEGAPVKVHVWDFAGQEITHETHRFFLTERSLYLVVLDGRGGQQMEEAEYWLSHVDRYGSRKDGDKVERSPVIVVLNKWRSPGPYDVEKRRLQREYPNIRAFVETDCREGHGIETLKETICAVLEQMPAVRQEWPLTYFNVRQKLDDLAMPEDAHQRRHFLNWDAYKGVCAEWGVTEQDQQKRLAENLNALGVALYYGDDERLRDTRVLNPNWAANGLYGLVRGVHRKPFQNKPGLLWQGEFAAVLAEGMEGMSKERGATIDDYPEERDGVRVHDFLLELMQDRELGFLAGEYRKQPLYLLPGLLTLDEPEPKDYDITAHIDRAELRFRYLYELLPAGVMSRFIVRTHPLSDDYFRWQRGVVLGWGNARALVMAERRRNPRVDVFIQGGTPEERQELAGVVRANMEEIHRGLPDGLKGREELDLTVAGDQYENVEKLERLEAENKPVQVVTARGVIELPAEKELEQVQPAKARRKTAPKLKVFVSYAHANYKLWERLKTHLDILKNERQVSIWFDGKIRPGSEWDDAIRKELKEADIVIVLLSNAFFASKYIQGVEMKEARRRQQVGEAEILPVLLEPSEAFTKHRWLRDLQAVPSVKGQLRPISSFNPGVNGWHLVEQALRGMIEEVAQRRRR; translated from the coding sequence ATGGCGACACCGGAAGAACAGATGAGTCCTCAGGAGCAGAAGGCTTACAACGAGGCGCTGAAGAGGATTGAGGCGTGCCGAAAGAAGGGAAAGCGGGGCACTTCGCTTGATCTGATGAATTTAGGCCTGACCCGCCTGCCGCCGGAGATCGGAAAACTCCATGCCCTAATAGGGCTTTACCTACACGACAACACTCTCTCGAGCCTGCCGCCAGAAATAGTAAAATTCCAGGCTCTGAGGGAGCTTTTTATCTCCTACAACCTACTCACGAGCCTACCGCCGGAGATCGGCCAACTCCAGGCTCTGACAGTGCTTGACCTCCGTAACAACCAACTCACGACCCTGCCGCGGGAGATCGGCCAACTTCAGGCTCTCACAGGGCTTTACCTCCACGACAACCAACTCACGAGCCTGCCGCCGGAGATTGGCCAACTTCAGGCTCTCACAGAACTTGCCCTTTCAGACAGCCAACTCACGAGTCTTCCGCCGGAGATCGGCCAACTGCAGGCTCTGACAGTGCTTGACCTCCGCAACAACCAACTCACGAGTCTTCCGCCGGAGATCGGCCAACTGCAGGCTCTGACAGAACTTGACCTTTCAGACAGCCAACTCACGAGTCTTCCGCCGGAGATCAGCCAACTCCAGGCTCTCACTGAGCTTTACCTGCATGGGAATCCTGGTTTGAATCTACCCCTGGGAGTACTGGGTTTTACATGGATGGAGGTTGCCAACAACGAAGGCAACCCAGCACCTCCAAAAGCGATCCTGGACTACTACTTCGCCCGCCAAAAAGGCACTCGCCCTCTCAACGAAGTGAAGCTGCTCCTGGTCGGGCGTGGAGAGGCCGGAAAGACCTCGGTCTCCCGAGCCCTTCGCGGAGAAGAATTCCAAAAAGACCAAGGCGAGACGCCGGGGATTGAGATTCGGCCTTGGAATTTGGCTTGTCCTGAGGGGGCGCCGGTGAAGGTGCATGTGTGGGACTTCGCCGGGCAGGAGATCACCCATGAGACGCATCGTTTTTTCCTCACGGAGCGCAGTTTATATCTGGTGGTGCTGGATGGGCGCGGCGGGCAGCAGATGGAGGAGGCGGAGTATTGGCTGAGTCATGTGGACCGCTATGGCAGCCGCAAGGACGGCGACAAGGTGGAGCGGTCCCCGGTGATCGTGGTGCTGAACAAGTGGCGCAGCCCGGGGCCCTATGACGTGGAGAAGCGCCGTCTCCAGCGTGAGTATCCAAACATCCGCGCCTTTGTGGAGACAGATTGCCGGGAGGGACATGGCATTGAGACTCTGAAGGAGACCATCTGCGCGGTGCTGGAGCAGATGCCTGCCGTGCGGCAGGAGTGGCCGCTCACTTACTTCAATGTGCGGCAGAAGCTGGATGACCTGGCGATGCCCGAGGATGCCCACCAACGGCGACATTTCCTCAACTGGGACGCCTATAAAGGAGTGTGTGCCGAGTGGGGGGTGACGGAACAGGACCAACAGAAGCGTCTGGCGGAGAACCTGAATGCTCTGGGTGTAGCGCTCTATTACGGCGATGACGAACGGCTCCGCGATACGCGGGTGCTGAACCCCAACTGGGCGGCCAATGGTCTGTATGGTCTGGTGCGCGGCGTGCATCGGAAGCCCTTCCAAAACAAACCGGGGCTGCTCTGGCAGGGAGAGTTTGCCGCAGTGCTGGCCGAGGGTATGGAGGGGATGAGCAAGGAACGGGGGGCGACCATTGACGACTATCCTGAAGAACGAGACGGGGTGCGCGTGCATGACTTCCTGCTGGAGCTGATGCAGGATCGGGAGCTGGGCTTCCTGGCTGGGGAATACCGAAAACAACCGCTGTATCTGCTGCCCGGTCTGCTGACCCTGGATGAACCGGAGCCGAAGGACTACGACATCACCGCGCATATCGACCGGGCAGAGCTGCGCTTCCGCTACCTGTATGAGCTGCTGCCTGCCGGGGTGATGAGCCGGTTCATCGTGCGCACCCATCCACTCAGCGATGACTATTTCCGCTGGCAGCGCGGTGTGGTGCTGGGCTGGGGAAATGCGCGTGCCCTGGTCATGGCCGAACGGCGTCGCAATCCCCGTGTGGATGTCTTTATCCAAGGCGGCACGCCCGAGGAACGCCAGGAACTGGCCGGGGTGGTGCGGGCGAACATGGAGGAGATCCATCGCGGTCTGCCGGACGGGCTCAAAGGCCGTGAGGAACTGGACCTGACGGTGGCCGGTGATCAGTATGAAAACGTGGAGAAACTGGAGCGCCTGGAAGCCGAGAACAAACCGGTGCAAGTGGTGACGGCCCGAGGGGTCATCGAGCTGCCTGCAGAAAAGGAACTGGAGCAGGTGCAACCTGCCAAGGCCCGCCGGAAGACCGCCCCGAAACTGAAGGTCTTCGTCAGCTATGCCCACGCCAACTACAAGCTCTGGGAGCGCCTGAAGACGCATCTGGACATCCTCAAAAACGAACGGCAGGTCTCGATCTGGTTCGACGGTAAGATCCGCCCCGGTAGCGAATGGGACGATGCTATCCGCAAGGAACTGAAGGAGGCGGACATCGTCATCGTGCTGCTCAGCAACGCCTTCTTTGCCTCCAAATATATCCAAGGCGTCGAGATGAAAGAAGCCCGGCGACGCCAGCAAGTTGGAGAAGCCGAAATCCTCCCCGTGCTGCTGGAACCGAGTGAAGCTTTTACCAAGCACAGATGGCTTCGAGACCTGCAAGCCGTGCCTAGCGTCAAGGGGCAACTGCGCCCGATCAGCAGCTTTAACCCCGGCGTCAATGGCTGGCACCTCGTCGAGCAAGCCCTGCGCGGGATGATTGAGGAGGTGGCCCAGCGGAGACGGCGCTGA
- a CDS encoding AAA family ATPase has translation MRLTKLTLKNFAPFADGEMDFPAVEGEDTEGLAEVHLFTGENGTGKTRVLAALMGALGNLNPLQDRVRQDSGAEIEVWGKTVGKTTLSSYEGSWGYRNGAEDPAKPSFPIQHDIAFALAGTSIALLDDVKVSAGAEIKPARVHETLNISGSVGGVGILQRLMNLRMQVALERDANGAATQGRMTSCLTQLEQAISTISGKSFSIVVKPGREIRLMAMWGDVELYFSELPDGMRSLLNWLAGWVVLQAEHYDEAEAPLNEPVVLILDEPENHLHPAWQRRVLPAVQKLFPKAQMFVVTHSPFVVSSLNVGWIHKFTRNSQGRVEIEPPKAASRGDSYMTAVQEVLDLAEWFDPETEQEIADFEAALDKAYENNGSSVNEMRRKADKLAQRSQEVTNLVMGLVAQFDRTAAAREKSVN, from the coding sequence ATGCGTCTGACTAAGCTCACCTTGAAGAACTTTGCGCCCTTTGCCGATGGCGAAATGGATTTCCCTGCCGTGGAAGGTGAAGACACTGAAGGGCTCGCTGAAGTGCATCTTTTCACCGGTGAAAACGGCACCGGGAAAACACGAGTGCTTGCCGCACTCATGGGCGCGCTAGGCAATCTGAATCCGCTCCAAGATCGAGTGAGGCAGGACTCGGGGGCGGAGATTGAGGTGTGGGGAAAAACCGTCGGTAAGACAACCCTTTCAAGTTACGAAGGTTCATGGGGCTATCGAAACGGAGCAGAAGATCCAGCGAAGCCCAGTTTTCCGATTCAACATGATATAGCCTTTGCATTAGCAGGAACAAGCATTGCATTACTTGATGATGTCAAGGTGAGTGCGGGAGCAGAAATCAAACCTGCGCGCGTTCATGAGACTTTGAATATTAGCGGCTCTGTCGGTGGGGTTGGAATTCTTCAGCGACTGATGAATCTAAGAATGCAAGTGGCCCTTGAGCGAGACGCTAATGGGGCTGCCACTCAGGGACGGATGACAAGCTGCCTTACCCAATTAGAACAAGCGATCTCGACCATCTCAGGAAAATCTTTTTCTATCGTGGTCAAACCAGGAAGAGAGATTCGTCTGATGGCTATGTGGGGAGATGTCGAACTCTACTTCTCCGAACTCCCTGATGGCATGCGATCACTCTTAAACTGGCTCGCTGGCTGGGTCGTTCTTCAGGCGGAACATTATGATGAAGCCGAGGCTCCACTGAATGAACCAGTGGTTCTCATCCTCGACGAACCCGAGAACCATCTGCATCCCGCTTGGCAGCGGCGTGTCTTGCCTGCGGTGCAGAAGTTGTTTCCGAAGGCACAGATGTTTGTGGTTACCCACTCGCCCTTTGTGGTGAGTTCCCTGAATGTCGGTTGGATTCACAAGTTCACCCGCAATTCCCAGGGTCGTGTCGAGATCGAGCCGCCCAAAGCAGCAAGCCGCGGTGACAGCTACATGACGGCGGTGCAGGAAGTTCTCGATTTAGCCGAATGGTTCGATCCCGAAACAGAACAGGAAATCGCCGACTTTGAAGCAGCTCTCGACAAAGCCTATGAGAACAATGGCAGCAGTGTGAACGAGATGCGGAGGAAAGCCGATAAACTGGCTCAACGGAGTCAAGAGGTCACCAATCTCGTGATGGGACTGGTGGCACAATTTGACCGCACGGCAGCAGCCCGTGAAAAATCTGTGAACTGA
- a CDS encoding HNH endonuclease: MHAWERPQEPDELKTQHPALTLAFAEEHQRTGKVPSCDWPQVKNENGEMETLQKMLSRSTCMHCSYCDSLMGYSSRDTIDHFLPKKHFPHLAYVWTNLYLCCDGCQRKGTKYDEEALRPDEAEYSFSRYFRYRRNGEMSVVATDENDRRRAEITLNVLDLNDVELVRDRAAEFRKHLVPRARPLRPGLDSKTALARQEAQRPSYEDRPFRDFFAQDPALG, from the coding sequence ATGCACGCCTGGGAACGACCGCAAGAGCCTGACGAACTCAAGACGCAGCATCCGGCGTTGACCTTAGCCTTTGCGGAGGAGCATCAGCGGACGGGAAAGGTTCCAAGCTGCGATTGGCCCCAGGTGAAAAATGAAAACGGTGAGATGGAAACGCTTCAAAAGATGCTTTCCCGAAGCACCTGCATGCATTGCAGCTATTGCGATAGTCTGATGGGATATTCCAGTCGCGACACGATCGACCATTTTTTACCCAAGAAGCACTTTCCTCATCTGGCGTATGTCTGGACCAATCTCTATCTTTGCTGCGACGGCTGCCAACGTAAGGGCACGAAGTATGATGAAGAGGCTCTGAGACCGGATGAAGCAGAATACAGTTTTAGTCGTTACTTCCGCTATCGCAGAAACGGAGAAATGAGTGTCGTGGCAACGGATGAAAATGATCGGCGACGTGCTGAGATCACGCTCAACGTTTTAGATTTGAATGATGTCGAGTTGGTTCGAGATCGCGCGGCCGAATTCAGAAAGCACCTCGTCCCACGTGCACGCCCCTTGCGGCCAGGACTTGATTCCAAAACAGCTTTAGCTAGGCAGGAGGCCCAACGCCCCTCATATGAAGACAGGCCATTCAGGGATTTCTTTGCTCAAGATCCTGCTCTTGGTTGA
- a CDS encoding alpha/beta hydrolase family protein translates to MHLLPFFAAAALQLPGTAPLAPEADFSAAMVAGMDRFLLRETEASRSQREALWKRDLSSPQAYETSIQPNRERLKERLGLVDERLPVKALEIVADTETSETVVETANVTVKRVRWQVLDGVHGEGLWIRPKGKVLARIVCIPDADTPPEKLLEAALVYSGAEIVIPRLASREADFSGSDRLGIHTNIPHREWIYRQSFILGRHIIGYELHKVLGVVDWFDQQPEKLPICVAGFGEGGSLALFAGALDSRITSTYLWGSFGPLEDLWQQPIYRNVFGLLREFGGAELAAMIAPRPLVIQHAGFPKVKGPPAAAKGARAMAAPGGVVIPEFAAVQDEVQRAEALVPAFQGWVKLVRDQEPNENIIRHLFPGETGEAMVQAIADSPRGDTFHVKPLVNAQRDLVREMEAFTQRLLITTEAERKAQFWKPMPLGDVKPYEAAMEPQRERFWSDVLGRFPDPDVPMNPRSRVVRETDSVSLYEVTLDVWADVFAWGWLALPKDLKPGEKRPVIVCQHGLEGLPEHCFETDETTRAWKAYKAFALRLAEQGYIVFAPHNPYRGGDAFRSLQRKLNPLGKSLFSVIIGQHQRLLEWLQTQSYVQPDKIAFYGLSYGGKSAMRIPAALPGYCLSICSGDFNEWVRKCATTDLPLSYVFTGEYEIWEWNLGRTFNYAEMAALIAPRPFMVERGHRDGVGVDEWVNYEYAKVRQLYNQLGIGERTEIEHFEGPHTINGAGTFAFLRRWLGAPR, encoded by the coding sequence ATGCATTTACTGCCTTTCTTCGCTGCGGCGGCGCTTCAGTTGCCTGGCACGGCACCGCTGGCGCCGGAAGCTGATTTTTCGGCGGCGATGGTCGCAGGCATGGATCGTTTCCTACTGCGGGAAACCGAAGCGTCGAGAAGTCAGCGCGAGGCTTTGTGGAAAAGGGATCTGTCATCGCCGCAGGCTTACGAAACCTCGATCCAACCTAACCGAGAGCGTCTCAAAGAGAGGCTCGGGCTGGTGGATGAGAGGCTGCCCGTGAAAGCCCTGGAGATCGTGGCGGACACAGAGACTTCAGAGACGGTGGTGGAAACGGCTAACGTGACTGTCAAACGCGTGCGCTGGCAGGTGCTAGACGGCGTGCATGGGGAAGGGCTGTGGATTCGCCCCAAGGGGAAAGTCTTAGCTCGGATCGTCTGCATCCCGGATGCGGATACACCGCCGGAAAAGCTGCTGGAAGCCGCGCTGGTGTATTCAGGAGCGGAGATCGTCATTCCTCGGTTAGCCTCACGCGAGGCGGACTTTTCAGGCAGTGACCGACTGGGGATTCACACCAACATTCCGCATCGCGAATGGATCTACCGGCAGTCGTTCATCCTGGGACGCCATATCATTGGCTACGAGCTGCACAAGGTGCTGGGGGTTGTGGATTGGTTCGATCAGCAGCCTGAGAAGTTGCCGATCTGCGTGGCCGGATTTGGGGAAGGGGGCAGCTTAGCGCTGTTTGCGGGGGCTCTCGATTCGCGCATCACCTCGACCTATCTGTGGGGATCGTTTGGCCCGCTCGAAGACCTGTGGCAGCAGCCGATCTATCGCAATGTCTTCGGCTTATTGCGCGAGTTTGGGGGCGCTGAATTGGCGGCCATGATCGCTCCGCGCCCGTTGGTGATTCAGCATGCCGGATTTCCGAAAGTGAAAGGACCGCCAGCGGCAGCCAAGGGGGCGCGAGCTATGGCAGCTCCGGGTGGCGTGGTGATCCCTGAGTTTGCGGCGGTGCAGGACGAGGTGCAGCGAGCTGAAGCTCTGGTCCCGGCTTTTCAAGGGTGGGTCAAGCTCGTTCGAGATCAAGAACCCAACGAGAACATCATTCGACATCTCTTCCCGGGGGAGACTGGAGAGGCCATGGTGCAAGCAATCGCAGATTCACCGCGCGGTGACACCTTTCATGTGAAGCCGCTCGTCAATGCCCAGCGCGATCTTGTCCGTGAGATGGAGGCTTTCACCCAGCGATTGCTGATCACGACCGAGGCCGAAAGGAAAGCGCAGTTCTGGAAACCGATGCCCTTAGGCGACGTGAAGCCGTATGAGGCCGCGATGGAGCCTCAGCGGGAGCGTTTCTGGAGTGACGTTTTGGGTCGTTTCCCAGATCCCGATGTGCCGATGAATCCGCGTAGTCGAGTGGTGCGGGAGACGGATTCGGTGAGCCTTTACGAAGTCACGCTGGATGTCTGGGCCGATGTGTTTGCGTGGGGCTGGCTGGCTCTTCCCAAAGATCTGAAGCCCGGAGAAAAACGCCCGGTCATTGTCTGTCAGCATGGTTTGGAGGGACTGCCGGAGCACTGCTTCGAGACGGATGAAACGACTCGCGCCTGGAAGGCCTACAAAGCCTTTGCCCTGCGTCTGGCGGAGCAGGGGTATATCGTCTTTGCACCGCACAATCCTTATCGCGGAGGCGATGCCTTTCGCTCGCTGCAACGGAAGCTGAATCCACTCGGCAAGTCGCTCTTTTCGGTCATCATCGGCCAGCACCAACGCCTTTTAGAATGGCTGCAAACCCAGTCCTATGTGCAGCCTGATAAGATCGCCTTTTATGGACTCAGTTATGGGGGCAAAAGCGCGATGCGCATCCCTGCGGCGTTGCCTGGATATTGCCTCAGCATTTGCTCCGGCGACTTCAATGAATGGGTGCGGAAATGCGCGACGACGGATCTGCCCTTGAGCTATGTCTTCACTGGCGAATATGAGATCTGGGAATGGAACCTGGGCCGCACCTTCAACTACGCTGAGATGGCCGCACTGATCGCCCCGCGCCCGTTCATGGTGGAGCGTGGCCATCGCGATGGTGTGGGGGTGGACGAGTGGGTGAACTACGAATACGCCAAAGTGCGCCAGCTTTACAATCAACTGGGCATCGGGGAGCGCACCGAGATCGAGCACTTCGAGGGTCCCCATACGATCAACGGTGCAGGGACTTTTGCGTTTTTGCGTCGTTGGTTAGGCGCTCCGCGCTAA
- a CDS encoding phosphoribosylaminoimidazolesuccinocarboxamide synthase, with the protein MSYPAPAPSRIDLSQIGEPVYRGSVQHLYAVPDHPAYVVFETTPAGSVFDVGSIFTIEGNDLNRAIFRHAMYTRLTETDTWQRVHAALLSTSSLNPTWRDQLMDGPLQSMLEGGARTHHVGMLDGQTGEVVTTGMPTTPSCFNVVRRFPVMKPPQRNVMGNFVFDYAQFHQSDTYVVPLEYIVRFGVTSGSSILRKYEALSDKERRAFEQELGLTGPMKAWQMLDRPIYDLTSKYEPEDRAVSKQEALLMSGLSAQHFTDTIKMALLGAWAVKDLLDEIGLQLWDLKWEFAVDRESLLFVDTIDADSFRATSTVQVDGRELIIHYNKQAMRDYYRIVCADWYAGINAAKAEAQKLGTPFKQILKEGQAAGIYPATPEVDATFLELQARKTALIKEHVLGISDAEKVRAGLIETGLAEAEFYRSRGHLEELLKLNAL; encoded by the coding sequence ATGTCCTACCCTGCCCCAGCCCCTTCCCGCATTGATCTCTCCCAGATCGGAGAGCCTGTGTATCGCGGTTCCGTCCAGCACCTGTATGCGGTGCCGGATCACCCCGCTTACGTCGTGTTTGAAACCACCCCGGCAGGGTCGGTCTTTGATGTGGGCAGCATTTTCACCATCGAGGGCAATGACCTCAATCGCGCCATTTTCCGGCATGCGATGTACACCCGGCTGACGGAAACCGACACCTGGCAGCGGGTTCACGCCGCTCTCCTCAGCACGAGTTCCCTGAACCCCACGTGGCGGGATCAACTGATGGATGGCCCCCTCCAGAGCATGCTGGAAGGCGGTGCCCGCACCCACCATGTGGGGATGCTGGATGGCCAGACGGGCGAGGTGGTCACCACCGGTATGCCGACCACGCCGAGCTGCTTCAACGTGGTGCGTCGGTTCCCTGTGATGAAGCCCCCGCAGCGCAATGTGATGGGGAACTTCGTCTTTGATTACGCTCAGTTTCACCAGAGCGACACCTATGTGGTGCCTCTGGAGTACATCGTGCGTTTTGGCGTCACCAGCGGCAGTTCCATTTTACGCAAATATGAAGCTCTCAGCGACAAAGAGCGCCGCGCCTTTGAGCAGGAATTGGGACTCACTGGCCCGATGAAAGCCTGGCAGATGCTGGATCGCCCGATCTACGACCTCACCAGCAAGTATGAGCCGGAAGACCGTGCCGTGAGTAAGCAGGAGGCCTTGCTGATGTCGGGCCTCAGCGCCCAGCACTTCACCGATACGATCAAGATGGCCCTGCTGGGAGCCTGGGCGGTGAAAGACCTGCTCGATGAGATCGGGCTTCAGCTCTGGGACCTGAAGTGGGAGTTTGCGGTGGATCGCGAAAGCCTGCTGTTTGTGGATACCATTGATGCCGATAGCTTCCGCGCGACCAGCACCGTCCAGGTGGACGGGCGTGAACTCATCATCCACTACAACAAGCAGGCTATGCGTGACTACTACCGCATCGTCTGTGCAGACTGGTATGCAGGCATCAATGCCGCCAAAGCTGAGGCTCAAAAGCTGGGCACTCCCTTCAAACAAATCCTCAAAGAAGGTCAGGCTGCGGGGATCTACCCAGCGACGCCTGAGGTGGATGCGACTTTCCTGGAACTGCAAGCCCGCAAGACGGCCTTGATCAAAGAACACGTCCTCGGCATTTCCGATGCTGAAAAGGTTCGTGCCGGGCTGATCGAGACCGGATTGGCTGAAGCCGAATTCTACCGCAGCCGCGGCCATCTGGAGGAACTGCTGAAGCTGAATGCTCTGTAA
- a CDS encoding glucosamine-6-phosphate isomerase produces the protein MPRKLSHIAPDWWDYTTLDYDLINDAARLTERDLRQLSRPGFKVVMYDTLEDFYLAQALEYIHAWKQATADNPTGICGPIGPTEQLPLVARLINDLGISIKDGHFWGMDEWYDPETKKEVSMEHPLSFEKADRELCFDRIQKKLVMSDAHMHFPKADVTEYVKSWHSGVRCIVMQGGQGDIKHWAFNDPLKRSGKWKNEPPPPAEYRKLGTRIVDLHPVTLSQNARTSGGGNITMVPKMAITVGPKETWMAEKVSIWQAGMHDNPLGQRLTALMISKRLADSAVPMSLLADHPNVQFNYFRGGLGSCAVEMH, from the coding sequence ATGCCGCGCAAACTCAGCCACATCGCCCCCGACTGGTGGGACTACACCACGCTCGACTACGATCTCATCAATGATGCAGCTCGCCTGACTGAAAGAGATCTCCGCCAGCTCTCCCGGCCGGGATTCAAGGTCGTGATGTATGACACCCTGGAGGACTTTTACCTGGCTCAAGCCCTGGAGTACATCCACGCCTGGAAACAGGCCACTGCGGATAACCCCACCGGCATCTGCGGCCCCATTGGCCCCACCGAGCAGCTGCCACTCGTGGCACGCCTGATCAATGACCTCGGCATCTCCATCAAGGACGGCCACTTCTGGGGCATGGATGAGTGGTATGATCCCGAGACCAAGAAGGAAGTCTCCATGGAGCATCCGCTCTCCTTTGAGAAAGCCGATCGTGAGCTGTGCTTCGACCGCATCCAGAAAAAGCTCGTCATGTCCGATGCCCACATGCACTTCCCCAAGGCGGATGTGACCGAATACGTCAAAAGCTGGCACAGCGGCGTGCGCTGCATCGTCATGCAAGGCGGGCAGGGGGACATCAAGCACTGGGCCTTCAACGATCCGCTCAAGCGCAGCGGCAAATGGAAGAACGAGCCGCCACCCCCAGCGGAGTATCGTAAGCTCGGCACCCGCATCGTGGATCTGCATCCCGTCACCCTCTCCCAAAACGCCCGCACCTCCGGCGGGGGTAACATCACCATGGTGCCAAAGATGGCCATCACCGTCGGCCCCAAAGAAACCTGGATGGCGGAGAAAGTCAGCATCTGGCAGGCCGGCATGCATGACAACCCTCTGGGCCAGCGCCTCACCGCGCTCATGATCTCCAAGCGCCTCGCCGACTCCGCCGTCCCCATGTCCCTGCTCGCCGACCACCCGAACGTGCAGTTCAACTACTTCCGCGGCGGCCTCGGCAGCTGTGCCGTCGAGATGCATTGA